AACCTACAAATTGCTCCAAGGGTGCTCTATAATAGCTGACCCTGTACTCTGACCTCCAGAGGTCAAACAAAAAGAGAATTTCCTATCAGGGATTACTAAAGTATATCATATTAATGTATAATCGGCCTACCATGATTGTTTTTTCACCATACTTACCCTCTTCagtcatgttattattattactgtaatttaGAAGGACAGACAAATGATAGATTTGCTGTATGGCATGACCAGACATTTCCTCAAATTGTtccaatttatttatattaatcatATGAATCACTGGATTTGTACAAATTAAATTGAGATAAATAATCCTTTCTAAGAAACTACGAGGggtgtgcaaataaaaacaggaatatatgagctacactttatttattaaatacaatgaaaacaCTTCATTGACTTCTACAGAAGAatagaagtcttttgactgcatgttgacccattcttgcatAGATAGcatcaataacctcctcattcaacttgaattgcttccctcctaaaaattccttaagtagACCAAAGAGATGATAGtacctctctgaatgacttgcaccaatcatacactctagcCTGAGAGGGACACTCATTCCCaactgatttttaagtcttgaataaatctgagatggaaagactccttcatttgtcaaaaaattaataataattcaatgcacaacactactgtgtacctcctggTCCAACATATTGATTAAAACTGAAAGGATTGGGAAACAAAGCGGCTAGCACTACTAACAACAAGTTCAAACATGCaagtgtttgtccaatgagtcacgTCTACCTTGCCCTcgttataagaacagagcatgaaaatttcTGTCTATAACTGAATGATTGtcctgattgattgattgtctcttttaaaacaaagttttCAATGCAACAACAAATTATCTAATTGTTATAATTAATAAGCTAATGGCAAGTGCAAAATTACTTATAAACAATTAATATAAGTTAtaaagtagtatggtagacagaaGAATTTCAAGAACCTTTAAAGCTCTTATTTTAGacaaattacatttacttatttagctgacacctttatccaaggcaacttataacatttatgatacaattagttatatttctttcatttttccaattggagcagaggcaggtcaaGTTATTTGCTTATGGTCACATGGGGTCAGTagccaggatttgaatccacaatctcagggtttgaagtccaaagccttaaccactacaacacatTGCCAGTAAAGAGAACTGATTAGCTTGGTTGGGGTTTTAAGCCTGTTCTTGACAAAATATGTTAATGATCTGGCATTTAGAATTGcctgtactgtaaatattaacaATACATGAAAGTGTTTTGATAGAATGAgaccaaaaagaaatatttcaagaAAGGCCAGGTGTTGTTCTCTGGTTAGCAAATATACTGAAAAAAGTGATATGAGTGCTCCAGTCTACTGACCATTTCACTCCATTTTTGTTATAGTAAAGGATTATTCTACAAGGGTCATCATCTCCAGTTTTGGAGTGCTACTGTGCCTGCTTGTTTTCACTCTcaccctttttcttaattagtagccacTTTTCACTGCTAActgacttcttttcccttcattttaatgactttttttaaGATCTAGCCCAAAGAAtttttaaatggcacccaaacagaaatgagatatgaagagtgacagcagatgaccagctaagtctgGGCCTCAATCTCTAACTGATTTCCTAATTAGAAGCcagttattgttgttacttaaacctgttatttaattccatgactcATTGATGCTcccattctgctacagcagacattttcagaagtgttgattttcttttttttaagaacaccatcaaatattttgtggacctgagcaaatcaGCATTACAGTAtacctcacctttctttattttcaaacattgtatgatggacacaagtTAGCtagtcatgtgttggctcatttcatatatcattattgtttggctgcggtggactggcgccctgcccggggtttgtttcctgccttgcgccctgtgttggctgggattggctccagcagatccccgtgaccctgtagttaggatatagcgggttggatattggatggatggattattgtttggctactaattaaggaaagaggAAATatttagggcagcacggtggcgcagtgggtagcgctgctgcctcgcagttgggtgatctggggacctgggttcgcttcccgggtcctccctgcgtggagtttgcatgttctccccgtgtctgcgtgggtttctttcgggtgctccggtttcctcccacagtccaaagacatgcggttaggtggattggcgattctaaattggccttagtgtgtgcttagtgtgtttgtgtgtgtcctgcggtgggttggcatcctgcccaggattgtttcctgccttgtgccctgtgttggctgggattggctccagcagacccccatgaccctgtgttcggattcagcgggttggaaaatggatggatggatggatggaaatatttaaGGGTCTGACTCTTAAATAGTAAGTCAATCAAAACTAAGGCAAAGAGTTAACTAGCTGACAAAacttgtcactaattaagaaaagggttagaatgaaaacctgcagccactgcgggccTATAGGACCAGAGCTAAAGACCCCTGATCTACAAGACTGCATTGATGTCTGCAGAACTTTTACCAGGCAATTTCATTTATGCCCAGAAGAGGGAGCAAGTGGTCttaataaatttgttttgttggctcagattgaatttttttgtttgtttgttttatttagaaaatCTTGCTTGTACCGTCTAGTCATAGTATAAAATGTTTGTCACCATTTAAAGTAATAATTAGAAAATATAGTTTAATTCATCCTACCttttaatgataatttaatgTTTGTAGCAAAAAttgctatccatctatctatctatctatctatctatctatctatctatctatctatctatctatctatctatctatctatctatctatctatctatctatctaattaaataaaaaagaaaaggtaaggaATGTGTGCGATTCTTGATTTAATTTATGTTTGtagtttaatttaaattgtatCTGGGGGAAATAGGCATTGATACCAAATTTGCTAAATGAAGGAACATATGTAATGTATAATCATTATTTATAACTAAGTAACATACTGGCTGAGTACAATTCTTAAGATTTGTATaactcttttgttgttttatattttgtttgccGTTTACATACTCGAAACACAAGTGGGCTGTTTTAGACAGAAAACTGTTAAAGAATACAGATCAAAAATGACAAGGTCATTagaaaatgaaacatgaaatCTACAAACCATTCttcattttataaatctacttttgtaGTGTAATCCCTTGAGGTACTGGCTGTTACACCGTTACACAAGGTCAAAGGCAGGTTTcactattttttataattttgatttaGAAGAGAGATGTAACTAAAATAGAGAACCTTTCCAAATATAAtatgatacaaaaaacataagatTACTTAGCATACTGTACCTTTCAACCCAGACTTGAGTGGGACTCTAAACTgttaaatttgtttgttttttttcccaaatgaCTATATTTTGCCCCTAGAGAGACATCTACACCTGATTCTCACACATAGTTATTCTCTTTGTGGAGAATTCAAACAACCAAGCATTTATAGACAATTAAACATTTATACTTTTGGGGGAGGGTATAACCAGAGGACATGGTTGCTACCTATCCCTCATGACCTCCACGCGTGGTGTCAATGTACCTCTGTTTAAAGTTACCCTCCCTGAATTTGTGGCACTCACAATTGTGGTGCCTTTCTGCAGCAAGAAATGGCAGGGGTTCTCAATCCCTTTTTGATGATTTCTCACGTTACTCTAAGAGGGACAGGAACTATTGACAAAACTAAGAGGCAGGCTTATTTTCCAGCTGGTTGGTTACTTCCAAAGTGAGTTAATAGCTTTCCTCATGGAACTCAAGTTGCCCCATCATTCTGAAGACTTACAGCTAGGACAATCGATGACTGAATTTCTGTTATGTGAGTGAGAGTGACCAGAGTCCATCAGCATCACTCTTGTCTTATCCGGAAGTTTCTCATTATACCTTCATTATGTCTCACCTTCATTTCTGTCATTCTTTTTTCAGTGTTCTTTATCCATAAAGTACTAGCAGATGAATAGATGGCCCATATGCAACTAGTGCAGTCCTGGCTCATGCTTGCATGCTTTCTGTAACTTGCACAGATGGCTTAAAGTGAAACTTGATAAACACAAATGTTCAAAAAGGTTTATTGAAGGAACAGTTCATTGAAAAATGATGAaatatagacattttcattatcttTTGCCGTAAGAATATGCCCAAAAATTGTGACTGCTCCTCAAGTATGTTTCTGAATTTGTAAATGAATTGCCTCAAGCAGAATTGCCTATTGTAATGCTTTGGGGTTGGGCTGTTTGAATTGTTCACTTATTATACTAAAGTTAATTCATAGCAGCAAGGATCACGACTTGAACTTAGACACACAACCCTATGCCTACACTTTCGAAACCACTTAACTAATTTACCAATTTAATGGAAAACAGCAATCTTAAGgcaatgtgtttatttgtgcgcACCAGATTCCCATCTCACTAGTCAGCTCAGTCATTGGGATTCAAGTAACACACTTTTCACTTACACTAACTCAGGGTtaatttctgtctctctctgagtTCCCATTTAAAATGAGTTATAGAGTAACTGTTGgtagtgttttatttagtttctccttttctttttaattttaagtacTTCTCTATGTCTTCTCATAGAATCCACTGATTGATCCTTTCCACCATTTTCAGATAACTGTTTAGACTTCTGGTAGTGGAGCACTGCTAAGTTCCTCTTATATTTGTAAAGTAAAAatacgtacagtatatatatactgtatatatatatatatatatatatatatgtactgtatatattgtggtggattgccggcttttgattccggctctcacccccaggccgccaggaggagctctcccaacagcgtgaacgtcccccgagttccaaaagcgcctcatggactatgtagtttttatacgcagccctgctggataccttgggggccaccaggcgtcgctgggaagaaacaacgtgctcccggggtgaagaaaaggactgtttaccctgacccggaaggaataaggaactgtggactgatggacaggaacacctccgggtcagggtgtataaaaggattgtgggaaagcccagacactgagctgagctgggaggtagggtggcgaagtgtttgggagaggaggattggtgtttaTCATTGTGATTATTgaatatatgagtagtgtggagtggagggtgctttgtgcacgtgacaagaaaataaagaagtcttgtgcttttacctcgtgtttggagtggtacctgagggtccaagaggtggacaaagggcatatctgcgacaatatatatatatatatactccaaAAATACACCAGTATCAAGATATGAAAAAGATTAATTACAATCTGTCTTGACTTGTTCTCCACAATGTTATATATGCCCAACATTCCAAAACTGTAGCCCTTTTATTTGGTTGGGTGCAGTGTCTGGAGGATACAGACAAATTCATTGGAACTTCATTCACTCCTCTCcgtacaaactgtgtaattacaTTATAACATTTCCTTTGTCATATGTCCCACATTAATGAATCTGGTATAGCCCATCTATTTGCCCCCTAGTGCTCTTAAAAACAAAGTATTTGCTGTAGTCTTATTACATATCAGTAAGTGAGTAATAGATACATCTAGTGGGTAGCACTTTAGAACAGGGGCTAAGATGGTGCATCCATATGATATGTGCTTTATATTTTGTCCAGAACCATTTTTACTGCACCGTGGATATCAGCAAATGCATTTAATTTACCATTatagtgaaatttaaaaaataaatcttgcatcTTGAGCCACTGCACTTTGTCATATTCCACTCACCTTGTACTCAAAAGGAAAAAGTAACACTCTTACAGATCCTTTATTCTATAATAATATGAAAGTCAGAGCCCTATAAAAGTCTagacacaataaaatacaaagtgtGCTCATTCATCACAGATATTCAACAGATTTATGAAACTGTATTTTGACTGTTTAAAACGAAGTAAAATTATTATCCTACAAGAAGGCattgattaaaaaattattttaggaatagaaacattttaagagaatagtaaaaagagaaaaaactttGGCACATCCCAAtgattttttacacatttttttgctctccccaggtttgtgttattttttttctccacataccGCCACTTACATGCAAGAAATGTGAGCATTAGGCTaagtggtgactctaaattggctcagtgtgaggttggctttgtgttttttgcacaCTTGTTTTCCTAGAATGGGTCACAATAAGTAAAACCCTATCTTGCCAGCATCATGTAGGAACACTCCCTCCACCAACTCAAATTCAGTCAATCTAAAGGCAACATTACCTTAACCTGGAATTCTTTGGGAGGTTAAAGGAGACAGGAACATTTGGAGAAAACCCATTCTGACATGAGGAGGATGTGCAAAGTGCTCCGAATGAGTGATCTGTCTGCAAGTCAAGCTCAGGTCACAAGAAGACATGAGGCTGCTTCATTGGTTACAGCTCCATCAGTACAATTCAGTTacacaataataatttattgttatggaaacaatcatttatattaattataatttatttaatgaataataatagtataaagtatttctatttattatggtGCCTCAGGATCCACTCTGTCAGTTATAGAGTTTCTGTATTACAAATATACACTTAGATGAAACTTGCTCTTCTGATCATATATAACTTCCAAAAATATACAATGGCTAAGTTGAAAAATATTACTCATTTTTCTGTAACAAATATACAATGCATATAATTTGTCGCATATGTGTAACGCTGTGAAAATGCGCcatataaagatatttattttgcatactagggggttcgcccccctccctcactttgctcgccaacccccccagcctgtgctacacgccagccacttcacgtctctgtttttacctcctctttgctcgatcagctgctggcttgctgctgcagctgtgccacgtgatctgcatctctcacggcgctttgaacatttaaaagcctgtacagcagtagtcctactctttgtcttttatttccggccctggacgtggggcacaaagtcctgtcttgttcttgatattttttagtttataatttaaaaatggaataagaatctgaaaatctaacatcatcatattaaagtttgataaattctgaaaagaatgataccaaacatatatactgtatgtaggttttaaaataagtccgatttaaagcgtgacataaaaacatctcataaaattgttgcacaaaatcgttgcactttaggcttaggattttatatattgtatatagagtagataaagTCAACACACCTGAGCAGTATTATAAATTGTCCCTTTAAATTCAAATAATAGAAAACAATAGGATATCTTACCTTATAGCATACTTTAGATTTATAGCTGCTAGGTTATGATTCATAGTGGATGGTTTTCGAGAGGAAGTATACCAAGACTGCACACACCTCTGGtgtgctaggtggcagcattccTAGTCTGGTGTACATTACACAGATCCACAACCGCTAGGCATACTGGGAGTTATAGTGCCGTGGGCCAGCCCTGTGGAGTTACATGGGTGCtttcagggggtgctgcaaggaaCAGCTGTCCCTACATTGTGAGACTTCCATCTAACCTGAAGTGCTTCCAAGGTGTGATGTggcagcaccagaagtactcccgggtctggaATAAAAGAGGCCCCTCTACCTTAGCCAGGCAAGTTGGAGTTTGGAGGTGTAGGACAAGGCATGCCTGGAGGAGAGTGGAGGTGATTCATTATTACATTGTGTCTACTTGTGTGCTAGAAGGAATAACTTGTGAAAGatacttttatataataaaatctaACACCttgagtgttttttgttttatttaaatcaagtTATTATAAAAGTACAGAGCAAATACCTGTCACTACAGGTGTGTACACACCTTTTAAATAAGAATGTGATGGGCtagttttctatacattttttcacatttcaggATCACTGGGCACTTGAGCCTATCTCAGCAGTATTAGGTGCAAAGCAGCAACAACACTGGATGGGCCAGCAGTTCCTCTGTAGACCCCATTTATGCACACACCCATATGTGGCCAGTCAAGTTAATTTACACATCCTGAGGTTAGTGACTTGCATGAAGCAGGTTTGGCAACATTATATAAGTAAACATGAGACAGGAAAttgtaaaaaacagaaatgcagtaaaaAAGAGTCCACTATGTGACAAACTTTAATAAAAAGGTGTGCATAACATGAAACACATTGGACATTGTAAATCTAAACAGCAGTAGCTGTACAGTAGTACCGTAACTACAGCATAAAACAGAAGCCTATGAGTAAAGAAGAAGAGATTCTCACAAAATgagaaaggcagaaaattcagTAACACTTTTTCTACTGTGCACAGTTTGCACTGCTGATACTCTTCTTCATGGGGGAACTCAGGGCTTGGTGACTCAATTGGCAGGAGAATTCCTGACCAGACTGCCACTCTTCAGCACTCAGCTGTAAGAAACTACTGAGATGATAACTGCCATCAGACTGCTGCTCACCCTCACTGGTCTGGATTTCGCGCCCTGTCTTGGTAATGCCACCTGCTGCCCACAAAACATTCAAAGACCCAGGATAGAAGCCTTGGGCCAAACAAAGCAGGGTGGCCTTGCCAGTGCTGGACAGCTCTTCTTTGGAGGGGGGGAACAAGGTCATCAAGGGTGGGGTGGTAGCTttacctgcaaaaaaaaaaatactgtttattttatatatagtgtataGTACCTTTCAATGGTGCCTTATAAATACTGTTGGAACCCAGAGAGGTTAAATCCATGCTAACAGTCACACAGAGAGTTAATTACAAGTATTAGAccctgtaaaggacagccgggtcccatgcccggcagggacgcctctgctacatctgttccgggggagcagccatggactgttcaatacctcccccgggacgcttggtggcagcctccctggcagccaatgattccccagcccagcgcatggctccatgggagatggagtccttcacagcctggttgggggctcggatggccgccagggggagctgcgtggagtcagcagcctggctggtcataccttcagccccacccggaagggcaattaggaccaggtgtccaagcacctggaccgcttccaggtgggatataaaaagggccagccaccaccactcagagagccagagtcgggaggaagaggactaagcctgaggaggagtggtggtgctgaggtggagagaagtgtggtttgttgtatttgaagtgcttttgggactgtgttgggcctgtgggacacggggaaggcgtgccccatggctgaagagaaataaaaaaagccttttattaaagtacgtgcctctg
The sequence above is drawn from the Erpetoichthys calabaricus chromosome 3, fErpCal1.3, whole genome shotgun sequence genome and encodes:
- the LOC114643363 gene encoding immunoglobulin lambda-1 light chain-like codes for the protein MVFGSGLVPLVLLSLTGLEALVLTQEKRIFVNPGQAVRISCAPSTGTWSITWYQQKTGSAPRYLLYDSNRASGLPARFRASEENSGRMEYLKPVGTATFGGGTKLEVGKATTPPLMTLFPPSKEELSSTGKATLLCLAQGFYPGSLNVLWAAGGITKTGREIQTSEGEQQSDGSYHLSSFLQLSAEEWQSGQEFSCQLSHQALSSPMKKSISSANCAQ